The Camelus dromedarius isolate mCamDro1 chromosome 8, mCamDro1.pat, whole genome shotgun sequence DNA segment gccCCTGCAGCTGGGGCCCCACTGGAGGGAGTCAGCAGCCCACCTCCCTCCGTGGCTCCTCCCACCACCAAGAGGGGCCCTGGGGCCCGCCGTGGCTCCCGCAGAGCAGGGCCGCCCTGCGTGGGGGACTTGGGAGGCAGGGGAGTGCCGGGGCGCAGGGGAGGGACGGCAGGGTGGTGGGGGCGGCGGTGgcttccaccccctcctcccagcctgcccTCTGGCAGAGGCAGAAGTCTTCGGATACCGGGGACACCTTCCCGCCCTCCCTCCACGGGATGacggtgggggatgggggtggcgGGAAGGGGCTTTCTGGTGGCACCCGGCCGGGCAGCATTAGCAAAATATCGGTCAGGCTGGAACCTGCTCCTTCTACCCCAAGGTGGTGTCAGGATACCAGGAGCCATGAGCCTCAGACACGAGACACTGCATAACCACACCCTTTCAGTCCCACGTCCCTAAACTGTCGATAATAAACGCCAAGAGCTCACCTATACTTCCCCACAGCACTCTCTGGGCCAACGGAGAACTGGTCACGTGCAGCTTGACAAGAACACGGGGCACAGAATCAAATTCCCGCAAGATGAGGGCCCCCTTCCAAGTTCTGCAGGGcgcccggaacacggctgacaatGAACACTGAACAGCCACTTCCGCAGGCatcaaatagaaaaagaatctgTTTTTAACAATCTCTACATTTTATTAGTGGCTGTTACTTTTAGCCCATCTTTTGATAAGCCTGACACTTATCTGATAACTCTGACAAGAGGGGACAAGCTTGGTGTGACTGTCGCTGACTGAACCAGAAGTGACGGGTCAGTGGTAATTCTGCGAGTTTAGAGTCCACATTCGATGGTGAGGCTGCTTCCTGGCAACCTCCTAAAACCCTCTGTAGCCATCAGTGGAAAAGGAAGTCAGTGGTTTAGAATACAACTTTCTTTGGCATTAATCCTACTCTTTCTTGTACTCTGATCGatgtttttcatcatttttgcttattttcatcaCAGAATCCTCCTAATTTGGACGAAGTGCCTTAATTTTCTAAAGCCCCGGCAAAACCAAATGGCACTTCCAGGAAAGTGTGGGGGAGACCAcagcttctctcttttcttcccccaaacctaGAAAATCTGATCTGCCCAGTAACAAACTCTCCCGTCCCCCACACCTTCTACAGGAAACCCTCGGAGAAGAACACTGGAGATTCTCGGGACCCAATTTTCCATTTGGTTTAAGATCCTTTAAAATCTGGATTTTAACGCACGGTTTCCCACCAAGCATCACCGTGAAGGAGCCCTCCTCCTCGGCTAGCGTGCCGTGTGGTGTCGCTGGGCCCTGTTTTCAGCTGGGGTAAGTGGGTGCTGAGGGAATTCCGTTCCACCCACGGGccaggtgatttttatttacttcttaacTGAGCTTCCTCTCAGGGGTGAAACAGCCTGATAGAAAAGATGTGAAAGTAAATATTGAACTAGTTTTTAAAAGGCCATGGGTGCCAAGAGGGCCTTCGTGGACTCTCGGTCACGCCCCTTTCCCGGGGCCCTGCTCACCCTGCCAATTCCTGACTCCGCCCTCCCAGCAACCACTGGGCTTTGTGCTTCTTTTAGAAACACTCGAGTGAAGGCCATCTTTGATCCTGCAGAGACTACACGAGTATCTGAGTAAGAAAGATGGCACGTGGGGTCTGAGGGGCATCGCCACACAATGTAACAGGCTGTCAGTTCGCCTAAGTCCTTTACAGCAAGGAAAGTGACAGGCTGTTGGGTGACCCCTCTCTGCCGCTTCCTTCTGAGCCGTGGGAGTGCCCCCCGTCACAACGGCCCTTGTGCAGGATGACTGTTGGGGGCCACCAGGAATTTTGGTTCTGATTTCAATGGTCAGCAGTATTTAAGGGAGAGGGCACCTTTATTTCCATCGCATCACACATGAGTCCACTCTGATTGCAGGCTTTGGCCCTGGTCCCTGTAGGAGCCTATGAcatatttttcccagtttttccagattcaaatgttaaattaaaacagATGTGCAAAACTAAAGGAAAATCCGCCACCAGAAACATACCCCACCCCTGCACAAAACCACCAGCTTTGGGGAAAACCAGTGTCTGCTGTTCGTCCTTATCCTCAACTTAAACAAGGATGGATTCTCATCGCTCCTTTTTTCcggcggggggtggggcaggtaaTCAGGTTTACCTATTTACAGGAGGCCCTggggttgaacccgggacctAATCACGCTGAGCGTGTGCTCTGCGGCTGAGCCGTGCCCTCCCCCCACTGCTCCCTAACGCGGGCTGCCTCGgccctgaggggctggggaggaggcgcAGGTGTCAGAGGTTCCTGCGGGGGTCCGCGCGCCCCCGCCTGGGCCACTCCTCGTCCACCCACCTGCGCAGCACCTTCTCCACGTCGGCCCTGCGGTAGAGCCTGCACAGCTCCACCAGCTGGCCCACCGTCCGCTGGCTGTTCCGCAGCAAGAACTCCAGGGTGGGGCTCTGCGGCCTCTGCTCCAGGAAGCAGAGCTCGTCGTAGGGCATGCCCCACTTGCTCGCAAAGTTCCTCCAGTTTTTGACCGTTGGGTGACATGGGTCCAGCTTTATCCTGATCACGTCCAGTAAGTCCTGGTCGTTGAGCAAGTCGCTGATGGTGGGGGCccggagggagcaggaggaacaGGTGCCATTCTCCGCGCAGGACGCGGCCTGGCTTCTCTCTGCAGAACAAAGAACATGGCCCACAGGTCAGCGAGGGGCCCGAGACAGCATCCGTCTCCTCCGTCCTCTGTTCTTCCGCTGCCTGGTGGACAGCGTCAGCACGACTGTAACAGAGGAATCCTGCAGGCCACCCATTTCTAGATACGCACCAACGACCTGGTGTTCTTAACAGCTACCTGGCTGGAAGCAGTGGGAAGATTTCACAAAGCCagttctcccctctccctgagcGCCTCTGTGGCCTGTGACGTGCGTCTGTGAGACTGCTGGCCAGAACCAGGGCTCCACGGGGCAGAGATCCCTCCACGGGCAGGGCGCCCGTCCCGCGGGGGCCAGACTCCGCCATCCCAGCCCGTCCTCGCCCGCACCTCAACCCTGGCCCCTTCTAACTTACAAGTTGGCCCTGACAGGTTTTGAATGCCAAACACAGCATGTTAGGGTGTCAAGGATTGCACGAGTCTCTcaaatgtcttttcaaaaaacaTGGAAATTGAACTATCCACTTCCTGtgcatatttgaaaataagtgaTAAGGGATAATGCCagaaaacttactttttaaatttatggtcACCTTATCATCCCTTTGCctttatctgtgttttcttcaCCCATGGGGATGCCTCTGAAGTGGAGCCAGCGCCTTGAGGTGCGTGCAGGGGGCTGGGCAAGCAAGTGGCTTCGAGCTCAGCCTCCCGGGGAAAGCAGCCCCGCCAGAAGGAAGGGCCACCCTCTCCCGTCAGTCACTTCTGGCCCCGCCAGGAGGTACGCGGTAAGCAGGTTAGACGTGAGAGGCCAGGAGGTAAGAGGCAAGTCAGTTATAATAAAGTTGTAAACAGGGTCTGCGCAGCATGGCCACCCAAGTGACTTAAATTCTGCAAATTTAAGAATCTAGGCACTGTATCTCCTGACCTCTGGCGAGGGATATTAGCAGCCAAAGGCGACGCCTGGAGATCACCAGCTTGGAAAATTCTAGGAGGTTATGTGACCTTTACTACACTGAGCCACAGGCTTCCCAATTTAGGAAAGTAAAGAATTGGGGAAAAGGCaggagagggtatatagctccatggtagagcgcatgcttagcatgcatgaggtcctgggttcaatccccagtccctctgctaaataaataaataaatagcaccTAGTTATCTCCCTCcccaaggaaaattttttaaagtctaaaaaaaagaaaaaaaaatcgtgTGTCTAAGAACTGGGAAAAAGGAGTCACTTTGGTGATTGTAAGGTTGAGAACCAGCAATCTGGAGGCAAGTACAAATTAAAAGATAACAAAACCcgtgaaaattatatttatattctttgatCTATTACTGTAGCTTCTGAGCATCCAGCCTAAGAAgctcatttaaaatatgtatataaactaCGCATATATGAGCATTTTAATCACAGTCTCATCcatacccatttttaaaaacaacttaaaaatcaAAGTGAGGGGAATAGGGAAATAAACTGTTGTACTACTTGACGCAATATCATTTCAGTAATTATGACGCCTCTGTAGCCACCTGGGCAACGTCTGTGCTGTCATGTTAAGTGGAAAATGCAAGATGTGAGGCATTTAGGAACTGAGTAAAACCCGGGGGAAATTCTATGCTTCTTTAGCTGTGGAGAGAGGTGTACAAGACAGCCACGGCCATGGTGCTGATGTGGTGGGGTTGCGTTTGTTTCCCCAACTTTCTCTCGCGGTGTTACATTTCTATGATAACTAATACGGAATTATATTTACAAACATACCATTTAGTACAGAGAAGACTTATCAACcggcctccctcctctctgccggGCTTCACACACGCCTTTGAGCCGCCTCCTTCCTACCTCCTCCATGATGTGTTTCATCAAGTATCTCCTCTCTtgccct contains these protein-coding regions:
- the EDARADD gene encoding ectodysplasin-A receptor-associated adapter protein isoform X3, which codes for MSDKYPIQDTGLPKAKDCDPITLNCPTNSDVQHQGEENGFADSTGDPLSERSQAASCAENGTCSSCSLRAPTISDLLNDQDLLDVIRIKLDPCHPTVKNWRNFASKWGMPYDELCFLEQRPQSPTLEFLLRNSQRTVGQLVELCRLYRRADVEKVLRRWVDEEWPRRGRADPRRNL
- the EDARADD gene encoding ectodysplasin-A receptor-associated adapter protein isoform X2; the protein is MASADDPLRADHLAKEPVEDTDPSTISLNMSDKYPIQDTGLPKAKDCDPITLNCPTNSDVQHQGEENGFADSTGDPLSERSQAASCAENGTCSSCSLRAPTISDLLNDQDLLDVIRIKLDPCHPTVKNWRNFASKWGMPYDELCFLEQRPQSPTLEFLLRNSQRTVGQLVELCRLYRRADVEKVLRRWVDEEWPRRGRADPRRNL
- the EDARADD gene encoding ectodysplasin-A receptor-associated adapter protein isoform X1, with the protein product MGGGTEQAPDRPEDHLAKEPVEDTDPSTISLNMSDKYPIQDTGLPKAKDCDPITLNCPTNSDVQHQGEENGFADSTGDPLSERSQAASCAENGTCSSCSLRAPTISDLLNDQDLLDVIRIKLDPCHPTVKNWRNFASKWGMPYDELCFLEQRPQSPTLEFLLRNSQRTVGQLVELCRLYRRADVEKVLRRWVDEEWPRRGRADPRRNL